The Mesorhizobium sp. M1D.F.Ca.ET.043.01.1.1 genome contains a region encoding:
- a CDS encoding lysophospholipid acyltransferase family protein yields MEHEAVKGATGRAAGRGGTRTLWRRIREPLAQSRFVKNFIAGLFAWFVRLIRITSPLVKGSTQVAGGAHAHLEPGIIALWHGQHLLTPAYYPKGRPLVAMVSRSADAELNALMIEKFGIEAVRGSGGRDSSRHLDKGGAKALIALKKALVAGKNVAMIADIPHGTPRDAGLGIVLLARLSGRPILPSAIATSRRKVLERSWDKTTINLPFGRSAVIVGTPVFVPADADDAEMERKRQEVTASLNAATAEAYRLVDGAK; encoded by the coding sequence ATGGAGCATGAAGCGGTGAAAGGGGCGACGGGGCGCGCCGCCGGGCGGGGCGGGACGCGCACGCTGTGGCGCCGCATCCGCGAGCCGCTCGCCCAGTCGCGATTCGTCAAGAATTTCATCGCCGGTCTGTTCGCCTGGTTCGTGCGGCTGATTCGCATCACCAGCCCGCTGGTCAAAGGCTCGACCCAGGTCGCCGGCGGCGCCCACGCGCATCTCGAGCCCGGCATCATCGCGCTCTGGCATGGCCAGCATCTGCTCACGCCTGCCTACTATCCCAAGGGCCGTCCGCTGGTCGCTATGGTCTCGCGCAGCGCCGATGCCGAGCTCAACGCGCTGATGATCGAGAAGTTCGGCATCGAGGCGGTGCGCGGCTCGGGTGGCCGCGACAGTTCGAGGCATCTCGACAAAGGCGGCGCCAAAGCCTTGATCGCGCTCAAGAAAGCGCTGGTCGCCGGCAAGAATGTCGCGATGATCGCCGACATCCCGCATGGCACGCCGCGCGACGCCGGGCTGGGAATCGTGCTCCTGGCCAGGCTTTCGGGCAGGCCGATCCTGCCCTCCGCGATAGCCACCAGCCGCCGCAAGGTGCTGGAAAGGAGCTGGGACAAGACCACCATCAACCTGCCCTTCGGCCGCTCCGCGGTCATCGTTGGCACACCCGTCTTCGTGCCCGCCGACGCCGACGACGCCGAGATGGAGCGCAAGCGCCAGGAGGTCACCGCCTCGCTCAACGCCGCGACGGCCGAGGCCTATCGCCTTGTGGACGGCGCCAAATGA
- a CDS encoding VOC family protein, with product MTPFHLAFPVRDLDETRTFYGEVLGCTIGRSSTTWVDFDLFGHQMSAHLRPQASEAARDGKVDGVAVPIPHFGAVLLMDEWERLAARLEARADIDWLERPMVRFKGEPGEQATLFIRDPSGNALEFKGFRSLEQVFAH from the coding sequence ATGACGCCCTTCCACCTCGCTTTCCCCGTCCGTGATCTCGACGAAACCCGCACTTTCTATGGCGAGGTGCTAGGCTGCACGATCGGTCGCTCATCGACCACCTGGGTCGATTTCGACCTCTTTGGCCACCAGATGTCGGCGCATTTACGGCCGCAGGCGTCGGAAGCGGCACGCGACGGCAAGGTCGACGGGGTCGCCGTGCCGATCCCGCATTTCGGCGCGGTGCTGCTGATGGACGAGTGGGAGCGGCTTGCCGCGCGGCTGGAAGCACGCGCCGACATAGACTGGCTGGAACGGCCGATGGTGCGCTTCAAGGGCGAGCCCGGCGAACAGGCGACGCTGTTCATCCGCGACCCGTCAGGCAATGCTCTTGAGTTCAAGGGTTTCCGCTCACTGGAGCAGGTGTTCGCGCATTGA
- the mutL gene encoding DNA mismatch repair endonuclease MutL yields MPIRQLSETMINQIAAGEVIERPASVVKELVENALDAGASRVEVVTSGGGLSLVRVTDDGSGIPERELALAVARHCTSKLSDDIHDIRSLGFRGEALPSIGSVARLSIRSRTATADSAAEIGIEGGRVSAVKPAAANRGTTVEVRDLFFATPARLKFMKGERAESSATSDVVKRIAIAFPGVRFTLAGSDRSTLELPATGDTPKGRLARVAQVMGKDFPDNAIAIDAMRDGVHLAGHVSIPSYTRANALQQYAYVNGRPVRDKLIAGAIRGAFADVLPRDRHAVTVLFLSLDPVTVDVNVHPAKADVRFRDPGLVRGLIVGAIREALAGAGIRAATSGAAGMMAAFRPGAAAYPHPGPVGGHRGYEAAHRASGPSGFDLSHSPQRPLDMGYGEARHQRNGFAENEQAAFDTGPLASADARAGMAEPTEALLGMVLGAARAQVHENYIVAQTRDSLVIVDQHAAHERLVYEALKNALHSRAVPSQMLLLPEIVDLPEEDAERLAMHSETLAKFGLSLERFGPGAVAVRETPAMLGETNVQQLVRDLADEIADNDTVETLKERLDKIAATMACHGSVRSGRLLKAEEMNALLRQMEATPGSGTCNHGRPTYIELKLADIERLFGRR; encoded by the coding sequence ATGCCCATCCGCCAGCTTTCCGAAACGATGATCAACCAGATCGCCGCCGGCGAGGTGATCGAGCGTCCGGCGAGCGTGGTGAAGGAGCTGGTGGAGAACGCTCTCGATGCCGGCGCATCCCGCGTCGAGGTCGTCACCTCCGGCGGCGGGCTTTCGCTTGTCCGCGTCACCGACGACGGCTCGGGCATCCCTGAACGAGAATTGGCGCTGGCGGTCGCCCGGCACTGCACCTCGAAGCTCTCCGACGACATCCACGACATCCGCTCTCTCGGATTCCGCGGCGAGGCGCTGCCCTCTATCGGCTCGGTGGCGCGTTTGTCGATCCGCTCGCGCACCGCAACCGCCGACAGCGCGGCCGAGATCGGCATCGAGGGCGGGCGCGTTTCAGCGGTCAAGCCGGCGGCGGCCAACCGCGGCACGACCGTCGAGGTGCGCGACCTGTTCTTTGCGACGCCCGCCCGGCTCAAATTCATGAAGGGCGAACGCGCCGAGAGCTCGGCCACCAGCGACGTGGTGAAGCGCATCGCCATCGCCTTTCCCGGCGTGCGCTTCACGCTTGCCGGCTCCGACCGCTCCACGTTGGAGTTGCCGGCGACCGGCGACACGCCGAAAGGACGGCTCGCCCGCGTCGCGCAGGTGATGGGCAAGGATTTTCCCGACAACGCGATTGCCATCGATGCCATGCGCGACGGCGTGCATCTTGCCGGGCACGTCTCGATCCCCTCCTACACGCGCGCCAATGCCTTGCAGCAATATGCCTATGTCAACGGCCGGCCGGTGCGCGACAAGCTGATCGCCGGGGCGATCCGCGGCGCCTTCGCCGACGTCTTGCCGCGCGACCGGCATGCGGTGACGGTGCTTTTCCTTTCGCTCGATCCGGTGACTGTCGACGTCAATGTCCATCCGGCCAAGGCCGATGTGCGGTTCCGCGATCCGGGCCTGGTGCGCGGGCTGATCGTCGGCGCCATCCGCGAGGCGCTGGCCGGCGCCGGCATCCGCGCCGCGACCTCAGGCGCGGCGGGCATGATGGCGGCGTTCCGGCCGGGCGCGGCGGCCTACCCGCATCCCGGTCCTGTCGGCGGACACCGAGGCTACGAGGCAGCCCATCGTGCCTCCGGCCCCAGCGGCTTCGATCTGTCGCATTCGCCGCAGCGGCCGCTGGATATGGGTTACGGCGAGGCGAGGCATCAGCGCAACGGCTTCGCCGAAAACGAGCAGGCGGCCTTCGACACCGGACCGCTTGCCAGCGCCGATGCCCGCGCCGGCATGGCCGAGCCGACTGAGGCGCTGCTCGGCATGGTGCTGGGCGCAGCGCGCGCGCAGGTGCATGAGAACTACATCGTCGCGCAGACCAGGGATTCGCTCGTCATCGTCGACCAGCACGCCGCGCATGAGCGGCTGGTCTACGAGGCGCTGAAGAACGCGCTGCATTCGCGCGCCGTCCCCTCACAGATGCTGCTCTTGCCCGAGATCGTCGACTTGCCGGAAGAGGACGCGGAGCGGCTGGCGATGCATTCTGAGACGCTGGCCAAATTCGGTCTCAGCCTCGAACGCTTCGGCCCGGGCGCGGTGGCGGTGCGCGAGACGCCGGCGATGCTCGGCGAGACCAATGTGCAGCAACTGGTGCGCGACCTCGCCGACGAGATCGCCGACAACGACACGGTCGAGACACTGAAGGAGCGGCTGGACAAGATCGCCGCCACCATGGCCTGCCACGGCTCGGTGCGCTCAGGCCGCCTGCTCAAGGCCGAGGAGATGAACGCGCTGCTGCGCCAGATGGAGGCGACGCCCGGATCCGGCACCTGCAACCACGGCCGCCCGACCTATATCGAATTGAAGCTCGCCGATATCGAAAGGCTGTTCGGGCGGCGGTGA
- a CDS encoding DMT family transporter produces the protein MSAYTGTLNETQRMDTTAAIAVALTVVGWASAFPAIRAGLAAFQPLELGALRFAIAAVPAAIFLAVKRPALPRVDELWRFGFGGAIFVALYTAMLNFGELTVSAGAAGFIINVSPIFTAIMAMALLGERFSGMAWIGTVISFTGIGIIAVADGHGLHFNAGALLVLGSALCSAVNTIVQKPLFARHHPLTIAASNMVLGALCLSPFLPEAFSQAAVADTAGLGAVIYLGVVPSLIAYAAWATALSRLPAARASNFLYLVSPTSALIGFFWLGEVPTLLGILGGALALGGVIVVNLKR, from the coding sequence ATGAGCGCTTACACCGGCACGTTGAATGAGACACAGCGCATGGACACCACGGCGGCGATCGCGGTGGCCCTCACGGTGGTCGGCTGGGCCTCGGCCTTTCCGGCCATACGCGCCGGCCTTGCCGCCTTCCAGCCGTTGGAGCTCGGCGCGCTGCGCTTTGCCATAGCGGCGGTCCCGGCGGCGATCTTCCTCGCCGTCAAGCGCCCGGCGCTGCCCAGGGTCGACGAGCTGTGGCGCTTCGGCTTCGGCGGCGCGATCTTCGTCGCGCTCTATACCGCCATGCTCAATTTCGGCGAGCTGACCGTCTCTGCGGGCGCCGCCGGCTTCATCATCAATGTCAGCCCGATCTTCACGGCGATCATGGCCATGGCGCTGCTCGGCGAGCGCTTTTCCGGCATGGCCTGGATCGGCACGGTGATCTCGTTTACCGGCATCGGCATCATCGCTGTCGCCGACGGGCATGGCCTGCATTTCAACGCCGGCGCGCTGCTGGTGCTGGGCTCTGCGCTCTGCTCGGCCGTCAACACCATCGTCCAGAAGCCGCTCTTTGCCCGCCACCATCCGCTGACGATCGCGGCTTCCAACATGGTGCTCGGCGCGCTCTGCCTGTCGCCCTTCCTGCCGGAAGCGTTCTCCCAGGCAGCGGTCGCCGACACCGCCGGCCTCGGCGCCGTCATCTATCTCGGCGTCGTGCCCTCGCTGATCGCCTACGCCGCCTGGGCGACCGCGCTGTCGCGTCTGCCGGCCGCGCGCGCCTCGAACTTCCTCTACCTCGTCTCGCCGACGTCGGCCCTGATCGGCTTCTTCTGGCTCGGCGAAGTGCCGACGCTGCTCGGCATCCTCGGCGGCGCGCTGGCGCTGGGCGGCGTCATCGTGGTGAATTTGAAGCGGTAA
- a CDS encoding DUF2093 domain-containing protein has product MMNRFEGPGGKEARIRYLDGDFQVTSPGAFVRCAVTGESIPLDELKYWSVARQEPYVNATASLRREIEIHPELRSRR; this is encoded by the coding sequence ATGATGAACCGTTTTGAAGGCCCCGGCGGCAAGGAAGCGCGCATCCGCTATCTCGACGGCGACTTCCAGGTGACCAGCCCCGGCGCGTTCGTGCGCTGCGCGGTGACCGGCGAGAGCATCCCGCTGGACGAGCTCAAATACTGGAGCGTCGCCAGGCAGGAGCCTTATGTGAACGCAACGGCATCATTGCGCCGTGAGATCGAGATCCATCCGGAACTGCGCAGCCGGCGGTAG
- the lpxK gene encoding tetraacyldisaccharide 4'-kinase, with product MTSEAPPFWWEKPDWRVLALSPASAAYGMVAGRRMRRAPREKVAAPVLCVGNFTVGGSGKTPVAIALAKQARRMQLTPGFLSRGHGGSFAKPHVVDAHHDAAKHVGDEPLLLAEHAPVAVTAKRAAGARLLMEEHGCDFLIMDDGFQSARIHIDYALIVVDARYGIGNGRVIPGGPLRAKVVDQLVFTSALLKMGEGSAADRVVRQAARAGRPIFLAHVEPANPARFAGGRFLAFAGIGHPEKFFDTVRGAGGEVALSRAFPDHHFYAADELADLAALARREGLRLVTTAKDAARLRHGDAPGGFLEQLDVLEIDAAFELDHVPERIINETLDAWRQRKIRG from the coding sequence ATGACCAGCGAAGCGCCGCCCTTCTGGTGGGAAAAGCCGGACTGGCGGGTGCTGGCGCTGTCGCCGGCATCGGCGGCCTACGGGATGGTGGCGGGCCGCCGCATGCGCCGCGCGCCGCGCGAGAAGGTCGCGGCGCCCGTGCTTTGCGTCGGCAATTTCACCGTCGGCGGCAGCGGCAAGACGCCGGTCGCTATCGCACTGGCGAAACAGGCTAGGCGCATGCAGCTCACGCCCGGCTTCCTGTCGCGCGGCCATGGCGGCTCCTTCGCCAAGCCGCATGTCGTCGATGCGCATCACGACGCCGCCAAGCATGTCGGCGACGAGCCGCTGCTGCTTGCCGAGCACGCGCCGGTGGCGGTGACGGCCAAACGGGCCGCCGGCGCCAGGTTGCTGATGGAAGAGCACGGCTGCGACTTCCTGATCATGGATGACGGCTTCCAGTCGGCGCGCATCCATATCGACTACGCCCTGATCGTGGTCGACGCGCGCTACGGCATCGGCAACGGCCGCGTCATTCCCGGCGGGCCGCTCAGGGCCAAGGTCGTCGACCAGCTGGTCTTCACCAGCGCCTTGCTGAAGATGGGCGAGGGGAGCGCTGCCGATAGGGTGGTGCGCCAGGCGGCGCGGGCCGGCCGGCCGATCTTCCTGGCGCATGTCGAGCCGGCGAACCCGGCGCGCTTTGCCGGCGGCCGCTTCCTTGCCTTTGCCGGCATCGGCCATCCGGAAAAATTCTTCGACACCGTGCGCGGCGCCGGCGGCGAGGTCGCGCTGTCGCGCGCCTTCCCGGACCACCATTTCTATGCCGCGGACGAGCTCGCCGACCTTGCCGCGCTTGCCAGGCGCGAGGGGCTGCGTCTCGTCACCACCGCCAAGGACGCCGCGCGGCTGCGCCATGGCGATGCGCCGGGCGGCTTCCTCGAACAGCTCGACGTGCTTGAGATCGACGCGGCCTTCGAGCTCGACCACGTGCCTGAACGCATCATCAATGAGACGCTGGACGCATGGCGGCAGCGCAAGATCCGGGGCTAG
- a CDS encoding DUF4170 domain-containing protein → MAVEDGKKQLLHLVFGGELKKLGGTEFRDLDALDIVGIYPDYQSAHAAWKAKAQASVDNAHMRYFVVHLHRLLDPETKAAG, encoded by the coding sequence ATGGCCGTGGAAGACGGAAAGAAACAGCTTTTGCACCTGGTGTTCGGCGGCGAGCTGAAAAAGCTGGGTGGAACCGAGTTCCGTGACCTGGACGCGCTCGACATCGTCGGCATCTACCCCGACTATCAGTCGGCGCACGCCGCCTGGAAGGCAAAGGCGCAGGCCAGCGTCGATAATGCGCATATGCGCTATTTTGTCGTTCACCTGCACCGGTTGCTCGACCCGGAAACAAAGGCAGCCGGTTGA
- a CDS encoding TldD/PmbA family protein, translating to MTDTLDAAKLTDRVAALVEAARRAGADAADAVAVRGRSAGVSVRLGKVEGTESSESEDVSLRVFVGQRVASVSATAASDPKALAERAVAMAKVSPEDPFQGLADPALLARNLRDLDLFDPTEVAADQLKEAALAAEAAALAVKGVTNSAGSGASAGLGGLVLATSHGFLGQYVASRFSRSTSVIAGEGTAMERDYEFSSRQHFADLDAPEDIGRKAGERAVRRLGARKAATGPVDVVFDPRVARGIAGHLAGAINGAAVARKTSFLRDMMGREVASSAITVTDEPLRRRGQASRPFDGEGVEGEKLLMLDKGVLNHWFLSTSAARELGLVTNGRGSRSGSSVSPSSTNLAIEPGERAPEELIASLKRGFYVTEVFGQGVDMVTGEYSRGASGFWIENGALAYPVAEVTIASNLKTMFLNMVPASDLDRNFGTAAPTLLIEGMTLAGA from the coding sequence ATGACCGATACGCTCGACGCAGCGAAACTGACCGACCGCGTCGCTGCACTCGTCGAGGCGGCCAGGCGCGCCGGAGCGGACGCCGCCGACGCGGTCGCGGTGCGTGGCCGTTCGGCCGGCGTGTCGGTGCGGCTGGGCAAGGTCGAGGGCACCGAATCGTCCGAGAGCGAGGATGTCTCGCTGCGCGTCTTCGTCGGCCAGCGGGTGGCAAGCGTTTCGGCCACCGCCGCCTCCGACCCGAAGGCGCTCGCGGAGCGCGCCGTCGCCATGGCGAAGGTGTCGCCCGAGGATCCTTTTCAGGGGCTCGCCGATCCGGCACTGCTCGCCCGCAATTTGCGCGACCTCGATCTCTTCGATCCGACCGAGGTGGCGGCCGACCAGTTGAAGGAGGCAGCGCTAGCGGCGGAAGCCGCGGCTCTTGCCGTCAAGGGCGTCACCAATTCGGCCGGCAGCGGCGCCAGCGCCGGGCTTGGCGGCCTTGTGCTCGCCACCTCGCACGGCTTCCTCGGCCAGTATGTCGCCTCGCGCTTCTCGCGCTCGACCAGCGTCATTGCCGGCGAGGGCACGGCGATGGAGCGCGACTATGAATTCTCCTCGCGGCAGCATTTCGCCGATCTCGACGCGCCGGAAGATATCGGCCGCAAGGCCGGCGAGCGCGCCGTGCGCCGCCTCGGCGCCCGCAAGGCCGCGACCGGCCCGGTCGATGTCGTGTTCGATCCGCGCGTGGCGCGCGGCATCGCCGGCCATCTCGCCGGCGCCATCAACGGCGCCGCCGTGGCGCGCAAGACGAGCTTCCTGCGCGACATGATGGGCAGAGAGGTGGCTTCAAGCGCAATCACCGTCACCGACGAGCCGTTGCGGCGTCGCGGCCAGGCTTCGCGTCCCTTCGACGGCGAAGGCGTCGAGGGCGAGAAGCTTTTGATGCTCGACAAGGGTGTGCTCAACCACTGGTTCCTGTCGACCTCGGCGGCGCGCGAGCTCGGTCTCGTCACCAACGGCCGCGGCTCGCGCAGCGGTTCTTCGGTTTCGCCGTCCTCGACAAATCTCGCCATCGAGCCCGGCGAGCGCGCGCCGGAGGAGCTCATCGCCTCGTTGAAGCGTGGCTTCTACGTCACCGAAGTGTTCGGCCAGGGCGTCGACATGGTGACCGGCGAATACAGCCGCGGCGCTTCCGGCTTCTGGATCGAGAACGGCGCGCTTGCCTATCCGGTGGCCGAGGTGACGATCGCCTCCAACCTGAAGACAATGTTCCTCAACATGGTCCCGGCAAGCGACCTCGACCGCAATTTCGGCACAGCCGCGCCCACGCTGCTGATCGAGGGGATGACCCTTGCCGGTGCCTGA
- a CDS encoding 3'(2'),5'-bisphosphate nucleotidase CysQ, with protein sequence MPVPDMVISAGAREDLALLRDAAREAGAIAMRYFGNNPQVWMKGGTSPVSEADHAADAYLRETLLKARPDYGWLSEETADDHARLSARRTFVVDPIDGTRGFLDGLHSWCVSVAVVEDGRSRAGVLECPAKQETYWALPGEGAFLNGKRIHVRAPGETVDIGGPKPLVDRMPGTWQDRMRRIAYIPSLAYRLAMIANGKIDATFVKPNAHDWDIAAADLILSEAGGALLDCGGERPRYAGEVINHGALAAGSGELLDVLAGVIAGADEA encoded by the coding sequence TTGCCGGTGCCTGACATGGTCATCTCAGCCGGGGCGCGCGAGGACCTCGCCCTGCTTCGTGACGCCGCCCGCGAGGCCGGCGCCATTGCCATGCGCTATTTCGGCAACAACCCGCAGGTGTGGATGAAGGGCGGCACCTCGCCGGTCAGCGAGGCCGACCATGCCGCCGACGCCTACCTGCGCGAGACCCTGCTCAAGGCGCGCCCGGATTACGGCTGGCTGTCGGAAGAGACCGCCGACGATCATGCCAGGCTTTCGGCCCGCCGCACCTTCGTCGTCGATCCGATCGACGGCACGAGGGGCTTTCTCGACGGACTGCATTCCTGGTGCGTCAGCGTCGCCGTGGTCGAGGACGGCCGCTCGCGGGCCGGCGTGCTCGAATGCCCGGCAAAGCAGGAGACCTACTGGGCGCTGCCTGGCGAGGGCGCCTTCCTCAACGGCAAGCGGATCCATGTACGCGCACCGGGCGAGACCGTCGATATCGGCGGGCCGAAGCCGCTGGTAGACCGCATGCCCGGGACCTGGCAGGATCGGATGCGACGCATAGCCTATATCCCTTCTCTCGCTTACCGGCTGGCGATGATCGCCAACGGCAAGATCGATGCGACCTTCGTCAAGCCCAATGCGCATGATTGGGACATCGCCGCCGCCGACCTGATCCTCAGCGAAGCCGGCGGCGCTCTGCTCGACTGCGGCGGCGAGCGGCCACGCTACGCAGGCGAGGTGATCAACCACGGCGCGCTCGCGGCCGGCAGCGGCGAACTGCTGGACGTCCTTGCCGGCGTTATCGCCGGAGCTGACGAAGCGTGA
- the waaA gene encoding lipid IV(A) 3-deoxy-D-manno-octulosonic acid transferase: MSERWARAALRAYRYAGAAAYPLIGPYVAWRASRGKEDRVRRRERYGVAGRPRPEGPVIWIHAASVGETIAVVPLVECILDYGVNVVLTTGTVTSAKVADERLGSRIIHQYVPLDLKPAVSRFLDHWRPELAIIAESEIWPMTILELGARNVPQVLVNGRLSDRSFRSWKKRASVAEALFENLAHVVAQSDVDGERFRALGARPVTVSGNLKVDTNPPPVDERALATLQRQIGERPTWAAISTHDGEEVVAAEVHATLHRRHQGLLTIVVPRHPDRADALAAQISGMGLTVARRSKGDRITPDTDILLGDTIGEMGLYLRLTEIAFVGRSLTSEGGQNPLEPAMLDTAVLAGRNVQNFREAYQRLLDRGGAKLVRDRDMLAGAVNFLLTNEAARHEMMAAGAATVDEMRGALQRTLKSLEPYIQPLVVKARLKGANGR; encoded by the coding sequence ATGAGCGAGCGCTGGGCGCGCGCGGCCCTTAGGGCCTACCGCTATGCGGGGGCCGCCGCCTATCCGCTGATCGGACCCTATGTCGCGTGGCGCGCCTCGCGCGGCAAGGAAGACCGCGTTCGCCGCCGCGAGCGTTACGGCGTCGCCGGCCGGCCGCGCCCGGAAGGGCCGGTGATCTGGATCCACGCCGCGAGCGTCGGCGAGACGATCGCCGTCGTGCCGCTGGTCGAATGCATCCTCGACTACGGCGTCAATGTCGTGCTGACGACCGGCACTGTGACCTCGGCGAAGGTTGCCGACGAGCGGCTTGGCAGCCGCATCATCCACCAATATGTGCCGCTCGACCTCAAGCCCGCGGTCAGCCGCTTCCTCGACCACTGGCGGCCGGAACTGGCCATCATCGCCGAGTCGGAGATCTGGCCGATGACCATTTTGGAGCTCGGCGCCCGCAACGTGCCGCAGGTCCTGGTCAACGGGCGGCTGTCGGACCGTTCCTTCCGCTCGTGGAAGAAGCGCGCCAGCGTCGCCGAGGCGCTGTTCGAGAACCTTGCCCATGTCGTTGCCCAGTCTGATGTCGACGGCGAGCGTTTCCGCGCCCTCGGCGCCCGGCCGGTCACCGTTTCCGGCAACCTCAAGGTGGACACCAACCCGCCGCCGGTCGACGAGCGGGCGCTGGCGACCTTGCAGCGCCAGATCGGCGAGCGCCCGACCTGGGCGGCGATCTCAACCCATGACGGCGAGGAAGTGGTCGCCGCGGAAGTTCATGCGACCTTGCACAGGCGTCACCAAGGCCTGCTGACCATCGTCGTGCCGCGCCATCCCGACCGCGCCGACGCGCTTGCCGCGCAGATCTCCGGGATGGGGCTGACGGTCGCGCGCCGCAGCAAGGGCGATCGCATCACGCCCGACACCGATATCCTGCTCGGCGACACGATCGGCGAGATGGGCCTTTATCTGCGGCTGACCGAGATCGCCTTCGTCGGTCGCTCGCTGACCTCCGAGGGCGGCCAGAACCCGCTGGAGCCGGCGATGCTCGACACGGCGGTGCTCGCCGGCCGCAACGTGCAGAATTTCCGCGAAGCCTATCAGCGCCTGCTCGACCGCGGCGGCGCCAAGCTGGTGCGCGACCGCGACATGCTGGCCGGCGCCGTCAATTTCCTTTTGACCAACGAGGCGGCGCGCCACGAGATGATGGCGGCGGGGGCCGCGACCGTCGACGAGATGCGCGGCGCGCTTCAGCGCACGCTGAAATCGCTCGAGCCCTACATCCAGCCGCTGGTCGTCAAGGCGCGCCTGAAAGGCGCCAACGGGCGCTAG
- a CDS encoding LysR substrate-binding domain-containing protein, with product MDHSSNQMLPLETLRAFDAAARTGSFSAAAEKLNLTHGAVSRQIAKLEDWLGLKVFERNARGVTLTNEGNRLHLRTTEAFALISVNSDRWVEPRGTAVVRLASIPSVSGLWLMPRMAALENSPTRLRIVLDVDNRQADLADEGIDLSVRCGRGRIPGRVSVQLFEEQIFPIASPELAKEIGQGDPARLLKFPLINDSDASAWRAWFAAQDIDYRPRPQDRRFEDYNLVLDAAAHGLGVALARPPLVKDQLQSGRIVPVDERVALNPVSYWLDRPVGRPRAAAADLARRIAEQAGLASEKLEAFLQDDI from the coding sequence ATGGATCACAGCTCAAACCAGATGCTGCCGCTGGAAACCTTGCGCGCCTTCGACGCGGCGGCGCGCACCGGGAGCTTTTCCGCGGCGGCCGAAAAGCTCAACCTCACCCATGGCGCGGTCAGCCGCCAGATTGCCAAGCTGGAGGACTGGCTGGGGCTGAAAGTGTTCGAGCGCAACGCGCGCGGCGTGACGCTGACCAACGAAGGCAACCGGCTGCATTTGAGGACCACAGAGGCTTTCGCGCTGATTTCGGTCAACTCCGACCGCTGGGTCGAGCCGCGCGGCACCGCCGTGGTGCGACTGGCCTCGATCCCCTCGGTGAGCGGGCTGTGGCTGATGCCGCGCATGGCGGCGCTGGAGAACAGCCCGACCAGGCTGCGCATCGTGCTCGATGTCGACAACCGCCAGGCCGATCTTGCCGACGAAGGCATCGACCTTTCGGTGCGCTGCGGGCGCGGACGTATTCCTGGCCGCGTCTCTGTGCAGCTTTTCGAAGAACAGATCTTCCCGATCGCGTCGCCGGAACTGGCTAAGGAGATCGGGCAAGGCGACCCTGCCCGGCTGCTCAAATTCCCGCTGATCAACGATTCCGACGCCTCCGCCTGGCGCGCCTGGTTCGCGGCGCAGGACATCGACTACCGCCCGCGCCCGCAGGACCGGCGTTTCGAGGACTACAACCTGGTGCTCGACGCGGCGGCGCACGGCCTGGGCGTCGCGCTGGCGCGGCCGCCGCTGGTCAAAGACCAGCTCCAATCGGGCCGCATCGTTCCTGTCGACGAGCGTGTCGCGCTCAATCCGGTGTCCTACTGGCTCGACCGTCCGGTCGGGCGCCCCCGCGCGGCCGCCGCCGATCTCGCGCGGCGGATCGCCGAACAGGCGGGGCTGGCGTCGGAAAAGCTGGAAGCGTTCCTGCAGGACGATATCTAG